The following coding sequences are from one Spea bombifrons isolate aSpeBom1 chromosome 13, aSpeBom1.2.pri, whole genome shotgun sequence window:
- the CTNNBL1 gene encoding beta-catenin-like protein 1 encodes MDVGELLRYQPDRGTKRGRDDDPEEVKAERPKKERGGSRNWRREEKEEKVALDDAAGDGDEDDEEVEPLDEGAVKRMILTFEKRSYKNQELRIKFPDNPEKFMESELDLNDIIQEMHVIATIPDQYHLLVELNAVQSLLGLLGHENTDVCIAVVDLLQELTDIDTLHESEEGAQVLIDALVEGQIVALLVQNLERLDESVKEEADGVHNTLAIIENMTEFRPEICSEAAQQGLLQWLLKRLKAKMPFDANKLYCSEILAILLQNNDDTRELLGERDGIDVLLQQLSVFKRHDPSTAEEQEMMENLFDALCSCLMLSSNRERFLKGEGLQLMNLMLREKKMSRCSALKVLDHAMIGPEGTDNCHKFVDILGLRTIFPLFMKSPKKMKKSGVSEKEHEEHVCSILASLLRNLRGQQRTRLINKFTENDSEKVDRLMELYFKYLDAVRAADKRIEGEKHDMVKRGEILDDDLEEEFYLRRLDAGLFLLQLLCYIIAELCNASVPQVRQRVMQILSMRGSSIKILRHVLKEYSESIGDGKNAEFRESEQKRILELMETL; translated from the exons ATGGACGTCGGGGAGCTGCTTCGGTATCAG CCAGACAGAGGGACGAAACGAGGGCGCGATGATGACCCAGAAGAGGTGAAAGCGGAAAGGCCAAAGAAGGAACGAGGAGGGAGCAGAAACTGGCGCCGCgaggaaaaagaggaaaaagtaGCGCTGGACGACGCGGCTGGAGATGGTGATGAAGACGATGAGGAG GTGGAGCCTCTGGATGAAGGAGCAGTGAAAAGGATGATCCTCACGTTTGAGAAGAGATCCTACAAAAACCAGGAACTGCGGATCAAATTCCCTGACAACCCCGAGAA GTTCATGGAGTCCGAGCTGGACCTGAATGACATCATACAGGAGATGCACGTGATCGCCACCATACCTGACCAATACCACCTGCTGGTGGAGCTCAACGCTGTGCAGTCACTTCTGGGCCTCTTGGGGCATGAAAATACTG ATGTATGTATAGCTGTGGTTGATCTGCTGCAGGAACTCACAGATATAGATACGTTGCATGAGAGTGAGGAGGGAGCCCAGGTCCTTATAGATGCCTTG GTCGAGGGACAGATTGTGGCGCTCTTGGTGCAGAATCTGGAGCGTCTGGATGAGTCTGTTAAGGAAGAAGCAGATGGTGTACACAATACTTTGG CGATCATTGAGAACATGACTGAATTTCGTCCTGAGATATGTTCCGAGGCTGCTCAGCAAGGTCTCCTCCAGTGGCTTCTTAAGAGGTTGAAG GCTAAAATGCCGTTTGATGCCAACAAGTTGTACTGCAGTGAGATCCTGGCCATCCTTCTACAGAACAATGATG aCACTCGGGAACTCCTCGGAGAACGAGACGGAATAGATGTGCTGCTTCAGCAGTTATCG GTGTTTAAGCGCCATGATCCCAGCACGGCAGAGGAGCAGGAGATGATGGAAAATCTGTTTGATGCCCTGTGCTCGTGTCTGATGCTCAGCAGCAACCGGGAACGGTTCTTAAAAGGAGAAGGCTTGCAGCTCATGAATTTAATGCTCAG AGAAAAGAAGATGTCTCGCTGCAGTGCCCTCAAGGTACTAGATCATGCCATGATTGGCCCCGAGGGGACCGATAACTGCCACAAATTTGTGGACATCCTTGGCCTGCGGACGATCTTCCCGCTTTTCATGAAATCCCCCAAAAAGATGAAGAAGTCCGGTGTCTCTGAGAAGGAGCACGAGG AGCACGTCTGCTCCATCCTGGCCTCTCTACTGCGGAATCTGAGGGGACAGCAGAGAACACGTCTTATCAACAAGTTCACAGAGAACGACAGTGAGAAG GTGGACCGTCTCATGGAGCTTTACTTCAAGTATCTGGATGCTGTGCGGGCGGCCGACAAGAGAATAGAGGGAGAGAAACAT GATATGGTGAAACGTGGCGAGATTTTGGATGATGATCTCGAAGAGGAGTTCTACCTCCGCAGACTCGACGCTGGACTTTTCTTGCTGCAGCTGCTGTGCTATATCATAGCGGAGCTTTGCAACGCAAGCGTACCACAG GTCCGTCAACGAGTGATGCAAATTTTAAGTATGAGAGGCAGCTCTATCAAGATTCTGAGGCACGTTCTGAAAG AATATTCTGAGAGCATCGGCGACGGGAAGAATGCAGAGTTCCGGGAGAGCGAGCAGAAGCGGATCCTGGAGCTGATGGAGACTTTGTAG